In the genome of Arachis stenosperma cultivar V10309 chromosome 6, arast.V10309.gnm1.PFL2, whole genome shotgun sequence, the window ACattgtaatttttgaaaaccttGAAGACGATTATTTATTActcttaaattttaatataattttgatgGTCACAAAaactattatttaatttatttatttgaattaagtTGGATATTCATTAAACATTCTTTTGAGGGAATATAATTTAGAGTAGAAATAATAAGATATTAGTAATTCATTCTCTTATATTTATTAAGTCTAAAAAAAACACTCAAAATAGAAGTAACAATGATTACtgtaataataaataaaatgataatatatataattctgaAAATTTTAGTAGGCATAGATGGCGATTTTGACATTTACACTTCCACTAGAAAAATGGCAATCCTAGACCTTGTTCCTATTTCTTTTCGGACACTTAATTACCTCATATTACTACTATTTTAGTGTATATTATATGTTATATATAAAAGTGCAATGAAACGTgattaacaaaatttatttgatttttggcTAATTAATATTTgatcaacttttaaattttaattattaaagtttaaaatctagtttctaaatattaaattttaaaaatataaaaataaaatattaatttaaaatgttaattaatattaataaaaaatattgattctttaatatttttccgTATATAATACCTATAGCTGCTGCCAAATATTGTTGGCCTATAATCTCCCACAAGGGAAGCAAACAAAATGGTGAGGAGGTCAATGCGTATTTTATCTTCTACTTATTTAATTTCTATCTGTTATGTTTCCACTGGAACaataaactaatttttattcCCTCGATTCTAGACAGAGTTTTACCAACAAATGACAAATCTAAAGGCTAAAGCATCATTATCCTTAAGATCATGCATTTTTCAATAAGCTATTTGGACTCTTCCATATGCGATTCTTTTATCCATTGAATCATGTAAGCATGCTAATAATTAAATACCATTAAAATCTCTGTTCCCCTAGTTGGATTagtttataataatttaatcacCCTATTATTAATATCGAGGTTATTTATTCCCCATGTTGCTTATTGCAAGTCCTAATCCAATGgcttttaaaaaagattttgatgtTATGCATTATTGTCTAACATTgataatcaataataataataaagcataaaacataATTAACAAAGATAAGCACTTCACGATAATATTCCGCATACTCGCGGCCCTTAACTCAATTATATGCACTCTTTTAGAATCTAATACTTATTATAAAGATTAAAGATTAAAAAAGTATAAATCTTTCTTAGTCATGCTCCGATATAGAAGGAAGTTTCACATGCTTACGGCAACTCAAACCTCACAATTAAATTTccttgtaataataataataataataataataataataataataataataataataataataataggtgtagattaaaataattaatagtataaaatgtatattaaaatatagaatatacattaaaaataaattaaattatactatacctatatttatatataattgtataatgattgattttagtatataattaatatttttaaaataataatataatttaattttaataaattttgtgATATGACATATTTAACATAATTATTCTTGCCCTTCAATTTACAAAACATGCCGGCAATTAAACTCAGAAAGCCCTGTGTAAAAATGAATAACAATAATCTCTTTCTGTCTTAATTTCTCTTATTTCaaagagatttttttttaattattttaaaatttatatatagaaaaaatgtacttactttttctttttattaagtttatgccaaaattctttcttttaaaattaataagaattgaatattaaacttttaaattataaaaattcagatattaaattataaaattggttTCTCCTAAAAATTTAAGTTAATAGAAGGCGTGCGTATGTGTAACTATTCAGTTTTGACCAAAATGTTATTTTTGAACTATTTAACCTTTTCaacatttttataataattttaatttctttatagagtcaaataattaattgataaaCCTTGAATACATTGGAAAGTGATATGATAGATTAAATTAAACTATGTCTAGATAAACTCTTGATTAACTGGAGATAATTATTGTGGGATGGTGGTTTCTCTCGCTCGCGATGAGGATGGTAGTCTTATCCTGCTCGTAGAATAATGAGATTGAAGtagctaaaaataataattgaatgGAATTATGTTAAGTTAAATCTTTTGATATTGGATGAAATTGTAaatttgtttatctttttttcaCATGTTCCTATTTAAATTATACTCCTTCAAATACTATATATGTATCTTTATTTGTAAGGTGTTCTAGCCCGGCACAACACGCGAGACGCTCCGATCCGAGCGGCCGACCCGGTTGGCGTCACACGCCCGAACCGCCAGCAATACCCGGACACTTACTCTCCAGCAGCTAACCACATGACAGCTGGGAGAGAAAACTTTTTGGAAAGAGACCTATCCTACTGGACCTGTCCTGACAgagtatatatagggagggccCTACCCGTCCCCCACGGTACGTCACTAACTTATTACTCTCACTGCCATCTGTGTAAACTCTGACTTGGGCGTcagagtgtcattgcaggtggCTCCCCCCTCATACCGCAACAGCTCGAGAGGTTGCGAAACCTCAATCCTCACTCACCAGACCCAGATCGAAGCCGGTCCCCACCATCACACTTGAAAGCACCACCAATTCGTCCGGGATACGAAGTCACGAATATAAGGTGTCGTAAAGCCTCATGTGATAGAGTGTTGTTACATCTATTCAAAATTATTGttgtgaaattaaaagaaatgcGACTTGTATATTTAAAGTTAGTAATCACTATAACTCTCGGTCATcatcaaaatttttgaaagaataaTGCCTCAATGATTGAGTATCTTATTATTGGcattctattttaaaattattcaaattttataagaagaaaataattagttatataGTAACTAAATCAATAAATGATGGATGATAAGTAGATTAATCGCTTTTAGGCTAATGATtgaaattttgaagaaaaaaaggTCAAATAATACATACTATTGAAAATTATTAGGAATGACAAGGTACTCTAATTTCTAGCTTGCTTGGCTTCTAAGTGTGTATATGAAGATTAATACAAGCTTCGATAACAATCAAAGCTGCAGAAATAACATACATAATGTGAGATAACTAACTACGGTGTAGGTAAGTTCTAAAAAGTAGAGAAAAGGCAAAAGGCGATGAAATGTGATGTATGTTATTATTGTTAGGCAATAACATAATAAAGAAAGTGAGCATGATATGATAGAATATTAGTACTCAATAGTAGTACATGACCCTTTCGTCTGTCTTCTTTTCAGCAAACAAAAAGTTATTATTACAATTAGTAGTAGATGTAGTAATAGTAGTAGTAGTGGCTGTTAGCTCTTTGATTTCTTCTACTATGCCATAATCCTCCACCAATGGATTTTCTCCCCATAAtattccaccattattattgttattgtagAGATCAACAAAAGTTCCATGGTGATGATGATCATCCTCTATCAcatgattgttgttgttgttgttgctgcagCTAGCATCAGAAGAACTGCAGCTATTAGTAGTAGCTTCACCCCCAAACACAAACATGCTATGTCCCATCAAATTACTTTCTTGCCCTTGAAAATTGGAATTGGAATTGGAAGTAGAAGAGTTATTTCCACCACTACTCAGAAGGCTTGATGAGTATGAAGAATAGGATGATCCATCAGCAGGACCATGATGgctgatgaatgatgatgatgttggaTTATTTTGCAACATGGATAAAAGGGTAACTTGTTCATGATGAGGGGGAGTAGGAGGCTTCCtttgaagaattgaagaagatagtatattattattattactattatcaTGGACGGCcatcatcattttcttcttaAGCTTGGTGTTCCAATAATTCTTGATATCATTGTCAGTTCTCCCTGGTAATTGAGATGCTATTATTGACCACCTATATATACACATGAAAACTCATATCACAAGTCACAATTATAAAGGAAATTAGCTAAACTCACTCTCTCTGTTATcttcacgtgaagttaatagttaaaaactagtaaatgataatttagttaaaatatTAAGCAATCTAacaattttcaattttcaatttcatatgaaaataacGGTATATATTAGAATCTTTGCATTCAAAATAATTGAAATagtaaaacatatatatatattaataccTGCTTCCAATGGTACCAAAGAGGTTGCAGATTACTCTATCTTCTGCTTCAGAGAACTGACCATGCTTAATGTTAGGCCTCAGATAATTAAGCCATCTAAGTCTACAGCTCTTCCCACATCTTTTCAAGCCTACAGAAGAATATTATTAACTAAGAAGCTAAATAAAAGATGAGTCATGAGTAGAGGATGATGGGTTTGTTCTTACCAACTTTTTGTGGAAGAGCAATCCAATTACCACCAGTGCCATATTTGTCTATGTAGTTCTTCAGCTTCTCATCTTCTTCAGGAGACCATGGCCCTCTCTTTACATTAGCCTTGTCACAGCATGGAGCTCTTCCCATGGCTCTCTATTTCAGTGATCTAACTTAATTATTAAAGAGTcctcaacaataataataataatggatTATATATATTCAAAGAAGAAATAGCACAAGTCAAAGGGAATACAGGCTGTGTGTAACTGCAATTGTCTCTATATGgccatatatataaatatattatatacatgATATGACTTATATGAGTGATTAAACTTGAAAGAAGTTTCTATCAACCATATATAGAGGGGAACGGGCCCTTTCTACACAATTTGAATTTGGacactatatttttatttatttattttatctaaatCGTCCAAAGTCTACTGCGTTATAGCGTGAATTAAGAGGCAAATGCTAATACAAAGACTTTTATCTGGTTACAGTGGTTATATaagtattattaaaattatattaaaaaataaaaaatattattaaagtataaaaaaatattattttaatttaatattattttttaagatattatAACCAACATAACTACTATAGGCATCTTATGCACCGTATTAAAATATTTCGTTTGAAAAGGATGGTGTATATATTATTTGGTGCACATTTTCAAGGGAGGGGCCAAGTCTTGTAGAGTAATAGTTAGTAAACTATTG includes:
- the LOC130935590 gene encoding transcription factor RAX2-like, with product MGRAPCCDKANVKRGPWSPEEDEKLKNYIDKYGTGGNWIALPQKVGLKRCGKSCRLRWLNYLRPNIKHGQFSEAEDRVICNLFGTIGSRWSIIASQLPGRTDNDIKNYWNTKLKKKMMMAVHDNSNNNNILSSSILQRKPPTPPHHEQVTLLSMLQNNPTSSSFISHHGPADGSSYSSYSSSLLSSGGNNSSTSNSNSNFQGQESNLMGHSMFVFGGEATTNSCSSSDASCSNNNNNNHVIEDDHHHHGTFVDLYNNNNNGGILWGENPLVEDYGIVEEIKELTATTTTITTSTTNCNNNFLFAEKKTDERVMYYY